DNA from Acidimicrobiales bacterium:
GTGACGGATACCGCGTCGAAAGACGTGCAAGAGCTCGACCATGTGGTCATCCGGTTCGCCGGCGACTCCGGTGACGGGATGCAGCTCACCGGCGACCGGTTCACCAGCGCCTCGGCGCTGTTCGGCAACGACCTGTCGACCTTGCCCGACTTCCCAGCAGAGATCAGAGCGCCCGCCGGAACCCTGGCGGGCGTTTCTGCGTTCCAGGTCAACATTTCGGACCACGACATCCTCACCCCGGGCGACTTCCCGTCGGTGCTGATCGCCATGAACCCCGCGGCGCTCAAGGCCAACATCGCCGACGTGCCCCGCGGCGGCACGCTCATCGTCAACAGCGACGCCTTCGAAGAGCGCAACCTGAAAAAAGCGGGCTATCCCGCCAACCCGCTGACCGACGGCACTCTCGACGCCTTCACCGTGTTCGAAGTCCCGATGACGTCGCTCACGATTGAATCGGTCAAGGAACTCGGCGTGAAGCCGCGCGACGCCGAGCGATCGAAGAACTTCTTCGCCCTCGGCGTCGTCAGCTGGCTCTACACGCGGCCCATCGAGAGCACGACGAAGTGGATCGAGGAGCGCTTCGCCAAGAACGAGATGGTGAAGCAGTCGAACCTGGCCGCGTTCAAGGCGGGGTACAACTTCGGCGAGACCGCCGAGCTCTTCGCGTCGAGCTATGAGATCAAGCCAACGACGTTCGACCCCGGCGAGTACACCAACGTCAGCGGCAACACCGCGCTGGCGTGGGGCCTCGTCGCCGCGTCGCAGCTGGCCAAGTTGCCCTTGTTTCTCGGTTCGTATCCGATCACGCCCGCGTCCGACATCCTCCACGAGCTGTCGAAGCACAAGAACTTCGGCGTGCGCACCATGCAGGCCGAAGACGAGATCGCCGGCATCTCGGCCGCCATCGGTGCGGCGTTCGGCGGCCACCTCGGCATCACCACCACGTCGGGCCCCGGCGTCGACCTCAAATCCGAGGCGATGGGTCTGGCGGTGTCGCTCGAGTTGCCGCTGATCATCGTCGACATCCAGCGCGGCGGCCCGTCGACGGGTCTGCCGACCAAGACCGAACAGTCTGACCTCATGCTCGCCATGTACGGCCGCCACGGCGAGTCGCCGATGCCGATCATCGCCGCCAAGACGCCGTCGCACTGTTTCGAGACCGCCATCGAAGCGGCGCGCATCGCCCTCAAGTACCGCACGCCGGTGTTGCTGCTCTCCGACGGCTACATCGCCAACGGCGCCGAGCCGTGGAAGCTGCCCGACGTCTCGACCCTGCCCGACATCTCGGTCGCGTTCGCCACGGAGCCGAACCACGAGGACGCCGAGGGCAACCCCGAGTTCTGGCCCTACCTGCGCGACGACAACCTGGCGCGGCCGTGGGCCGTCCCCGGTACGCCCGGCCTCGAGCACCGCATCGGCGGTCTCGAGAAACAGGACGGCACGGGCAACGTCAACTACGACGGCGTCAACCACGAGCGCATGACGCGCTTGCGCGCCGCCAAGGTCGCCGGCATCGCCGAGGACATCCCCGACGTCGAAGTGGACGACGACGGCGGCAGCGACATCCTCGTCGTCGGGTGGGGGTCGACCTTCGGTGCCATCGGCGCGGCGGTACGCCGCGTGCGCGCGCGCGGGCTGAAGGCGAGCCACGCGCACCTCGTCCACCTCTTCCCGTTCCCGAAAAATCTGGGCGACGTGCTGCACCGCTACAAGAAGGTTCTCGTGCCCGAGATGAACATGGGCCAGCTGTCGCGGCTGCTGCGCGCCGAGTTCCTCGTTGACGCCCAGTCGCTCAACAAGATCCAGGGTCTGCCGTTCAAGGCCTCCGAAATCGAAGCCGCCATGCTCACGCTGTTGGAGGGTGCGAAGTGACCACCGTGGATGTCCCGATCACGTCACGCAAGGACTGGATGTCGGACCAGGAGGTCCGCTGGTGTCCGGGGTGCGGCGACTACTCGATCCTTGCTGCCGTCCAGCTGCTCATGCCCGACCTCGGCGTGCGCCGGGAGAACACAGTGTTCATCTCGGGCATCGGTTGTGCGGCGCGCTTCCCGTACTACATGAACACCTACGGCATGCACGGCATCCACGGCCGGGCGCCGGCGCTGGCGACGGGCCTCGCGGTGGCCCGCCCCGACCTCGACGTGTGGGTGATCTGTGGCGACGGCGACGCGCTGTCGATTGGGGGCAACCACCTCATCCACGCGCTGCGCCGCAACGTCAACGTGACGATCCTCATGTTCAACAACCAGATCTACGGCTTGACGAAGGGGCAGTACTCACCGACCTCGGAGGTCGGCAAGGTCACGAAGTCGACGCCGTTCGGCTCGGTCGACCAGCCGTTCAACCCGATCTCGCTGGCGCTCGGTGCCGAGGCCACCTTCGTGGCCCGCACCCACGACATGGACCGCGCCCACATGGTCGAGACGTTCAAGCGGGCCCACGACCACAAGGGGGCGTCGTTCGTCGAGGTGTACCAGAACTGCAACGTCTTCAACGACGGCGCCTTCGAAGGGATCACGTCGAAGGAGAACCGCAGCGACAATCTCATCCCGCTGGTGCACGGCGAGAAGATCATCTTCGGTTCCAACATGGACAAGTGCGTTGCGCCCGACGCTCAGGGCCACTTCCAGGTCGTGAACGTCGCCGACGTCGACGAGAGCCGCATCGTCGTGCACGACGAGACGCTCGAGCGTCCGGGTCACGCGTTCTCCCTCGGCCGGCTGGCACGGGGCCCGCACGAGCCGACGCCGATCGGCGTGTTCCGCGCCGTCGAGCGCCCGAACTACGGCCAGCTCGTCGGCGACCAGCTCGTGGCGGCCCAGGAACAGCGCGGCGCCGGTGATCTCGCGGCGTTGCTGCGCTCGGGCTCGACCTGGACGGTCGACTAACGCGCCGCCCGGAACCGGCGCACGCCCACTGACGCCGCGACGGCGACAGCAAGGAGTGCGAAGCCGATCATCACCGGCAACGCCATCGAACCTCGGCCGGCCGGTCGTCGGCTGACGACGATCGCGAACGACTCCACCTTGGGCTTGCCGGTGGCGTCGGTGCCGGTGAGCACGACGTGGTGCGTTCCGACTTCGGCGTCGACGGGCACCCAGGCTGCGGTCTTAACGCGGCCTCTCGCGTCGGCGGTCACGCTGCCGATCCGATGCGGCGTCGAGTGGAACTCGATGACCACCTCGGTGCCGGGAAGGAAACCGGAGGCGTCGATCGTGATCTCGCCGCCCGGCGACGCTGACGATTCACCGATGCCATCGCCAGGCGTGACTTCGGGCTCGGTC
Protein-coding regions in this window:
- a CDS encoding 2-oxoacid:acceptor oxidoreductase subunit alpha, whose translation is VTDTASKDVQELDHVVIRFAGDSGDGMQLTGDRFTSASALFGNDLSTLPDFPAEIRAPAGTLAGVSAFQVNISDHDILTPGDFPSVLIAMNPAALKANIADVPRGGTLIVNSDAFEERNLKKAGYPANPLTDGTLDAFTVFEVPMTSLTIESVKELGVKPRDAERSKNFFALGVVSWLYTRPIESTTKWIEERFAKNEMVKQSNLAAFKAGYNFGETAELFASSYEIKPTTFDPGEYTNVSGNTALAWGLVAASQLAKLPLFLGSYPITPASDILHELSKHKNFGVRTMQAEDEIAGISAAIGAAFGGHLGITTTSGPGVDLKSEAMGLAVSLELPLIIVDIQRGGPSTGLPTKTEQSDLMLAMYGRHGESPMPIIAAKTPSHCFETAIEAARIALKYRTPVLLLSDGYIANGAEPWKLPDVSTLPDISVAFATEPNHEDAEGNPEFWPYLRDDNLARPWAVPGTPGLEHRIGGLEKQDGTGNVNYDGVNHERMTRLRAAKVAGIAEDIPDVEVDDDGGSDILVVGWGSTFGAIGAAVRRVRARGLKASHAHLVHLFPFPKNLGDVLHRYKKVLVPEMNMGQLSRLLRAEFLVDAQSLNKIQGLPFKASEIEAAMLTLLEGAK
- a CDS encoding 2-oxoacid:ferredoxin oxidoreductase subunit beta, which translates into the protein MTTVDVPITSRKDWMSDQEVRWCPGCGDYSILAAVQLLMPDLGVRRENTVFISGIGCAARFPYYMNTYGMHGIHGRAPALATGLAVARPDLDVWVICGDGDALSIGGNHLIHALRRNVNVTILMFNNQIYGLTKGQYSPTSEVGKVTKSTPFGSVDQPFNPISLALGAEATFVARTHDMDRAHMVETFKRAHDHKGASFVEVYQNCNVFNDGAFEGITSKENRSDNLIPLVHGEKIIFGSNMDKCVAPDAQGHFQVVNVADVDESRIVVHDETLERPGHAFSLGRLARGPHEPTPIGVFRAVERPNYGQLVGDQLVAAQEQRGAGDLAALLRSGSTWTVD